A window of Cuculus canorus isolate bCucCan1 chromosome 20, bCucCan1.pri, whole genome shotgun sequence genomic DNA:
cttcccagctgctgcacCCCAGGCTGGCACCGCAAACCCtgttctccctgctcctgcccagcccGACAGCGCCAGGTCAGCCATCTGGAGGGACCAAAGGGCTCCCATGGGCCGGCatccctttattttttccccacagattCCGCAGGACGATGGGGAGGAAAGTCTTTCCTACTGTCGCCTCAGGAATTATTTGCAGAAGtatttcagggaaaatttcAAAAGTGACTCACACTAAGGGGAAAAGGTGtctgtgccagggctgctgcacaGCCACAATGAGCGCAGCTCTTCTGGTTCCTTCACAAGGAAAATACCCCAGGGTGGTCCTGGGGGAGATGAATTCATCTTCCGCTAGGTTTTTCATCCCTGGACATGtgatttcagaaaatacatttgaaaagtAACAGTCACTAATGCTGCAAAAACagattgcagctgctgctatCTGCAGCCTGAGCAAAACACCatggggagctggggctgggtCACAAGAGGATTCAGGGTGGTAGAGCAGAACCCTCCACGTCCCGATGATGCTGAACCCCATTGCCCATCACCACCTCCCCAAATCCTGCTGGCACTGGCCAGCCTTGGGTCTTGTGCCTGGAGAAAATCCCGAGAGCGCAGCAAATCCCCagtgtgaattttttttattaatttggaCCCCACCTCCTCGGTACAGAGGTTTTCATAAGCATCTTACTTGCTCTCTTGGgggtttcttctttttttttcccaccattGAATGACACTTCTTGCCTTTTGGATTGCTTGGAAATGTGTATGTGCAACCTGCAGAAATCAGGGTGCAGGTAAGGAGGCAGATAGTGCTTTgggtttattttagttttaaactCTGGGTTTTCAAAGGCCGCTATTAGGGAGTGGGGGGAGACAGATGCTCAGCTCAGCAGCCAAGCCCTGATTGTAACCTCAAGCAGAGGAGTTTGGTGTGAAATCAACTTTTCATCCAGGGCCAGTCCCTGTGCAGAGGCATCAGGATGGCAGGGACCAAAGGACATGTGAAATTAGTCAGGCAGCTCCCGGCCAGGGACACCGATGAACTGTGAGAGTTCAGCACAGGAtggctgaaagaggagaaatgttGGGGGTTGAGCTGCCTGACTCTTCCCCCATGTGATGTTGGAAGGAGCTGTCAGCCCAGAGGAAAGCATTTTGCCTTTGGGATCAGCATTACCATGAGCACCCCGGGCTCTACTTTGTGTTGAAAACCTTTCCCTTTGAGGCTGCTTTGCCTCTTACGGGGCTGGCAGAACATATCACAACTAGCATCCCACCGGCCAGTATTGGCACCCAGGAAAGAGGCTGCTGCCCTGGCATAGCCACCAACCAGGAGCAGGGCACAGACTCTAAAATCAGGAGATGTCTCCATAACCACACAGATCTACATCAAAGGCACATGATGCCATTTGTTTTCCTGGTTCCCTTTGCTTCTGCATGATTAATGTGTCTGAAATTAGGGCTTGGCCATTATTTTCCTAGTGAAATCTCCACTGGACAAGGATGGAAGCGTCTGTTATTTCTACACATTTGCATCTTCCGACAGCATGAGATGGgcccatccccacagcctcaGGGCAGCCAGGTACTGGATGATGCCTCAGAGGCTGCACAACCTACTCCCACCCCACTGAGCAGCTTCGGGTGCGAGATGCTTATCTCTGCAGGGTTTTTCCAGCCttggacaaaagaaaaaaagaccaaaagcCAAAGCTCAACTGCTTTTTAGGGAAAGTGATGGCATCTGGGTAGGAGCCAGACAGGCTCCACAGGGGTATGGGTGGTGGTAGAAGGGGAATGACCAGGAGTCACCTCTTCCAGGGGACAGGCTAGGGTGGTCCCATTTCAGTATAAACTGTCTCCACAAGCAGCTGGGGAAGTCCTGGGTAGCCGGGGACTGGGCAAGGACCTTAAAAAAGGAAACCGCATGTGTGGGTGTGAATGTAGTGGTTATCTTACTATCAGCCCCAGCAAGGTAATGGAAAAGCTGATCTGACTTACACAGAtatttgaaagagagaagaataaatCAACCAAATCCTTTATAGAAAGCAGACCTGACCTGGAAAATCTGCTTTGATCACCTTCCTGACTTTGGCTGCCCCAGGCGCAGCAGCCATCCCATCCTGCAGGCTCATCTTCCTCCCCTGGGGTTATCGATCAGCAGAGTTGAGGAGAAGCACCATAGCATCAATAAAGCACCTGCAAACACAGCTGGAAAGGCAACTCTCACGCAGGAGTAAGTGGCATTTCCAGGGGCACTGTGCCACTAGGCAGACTTTCCAGCATGCGAGGCAGTGCCCGTCCTGCTCTAGCCTCCCTCTCTGGCAGCAATGCAGTGCTCCGCAAGAtgatttgctgcttttccctgcgCTTCGCAGCTGGAGCAGGATCCATCCCATGCATTTTGCAAGTACCAATACATCTCTAACCCTACCACAGGGTTATTCTGTCTCCCAATGCTCCCAGCACTCCGGGGATGGTAGGAGGGATGTGGAAATGAGACTGCATTTCCTGGGGTTCCCCAACTGTATCCCTCATATTTCCCAGCAGTATTTCCCAACTCACAGGATCTCCCAGTGAGGGAGGGTGCTAAAgctggggctggcagagccccAGGATTCCCAGCTATGGCCCTGACAGAGGGGACAGGCAGAGATGGAAGCTGTTGGCTTGTCACCAATGGCTTTGCTCCTTGCCACACTCTGCAGCCAAGCACAGAGCCAAAGCTGTGAGTGCTGGCAAGGATTTTCCATGAAACAGGGGTAGAAAGGGAGGAAATGGATGTTTTTCAGACCACACCACGTGCTGGACTGAAGAAGTCACTGGGACACTCCAGAGCAGAGGCTGTATCCGCTCATCTCAGCAGTTGGTCTGCCCACATCctgtctccttctctgcaggagctggagaggggtaAAGATCAGTTTCTCCTAAATTCATCAAGAACCACAGAAGCACCCAGTTTTGCCTCTGGCCCCTCTGAGCCCCCATGGACATCCTTGGTTCCAGTGCCAGGTCTATGCAATCGAGTAAAAACACATCCTGGGTGACATGGGCAGAGGAAAGCGAGATAATCTTCATGAGACAAAGGTGAGTCCCACGGACCTGGGGGTGCTCGGGAGATGCCACCTCCAGGAGCTCAACCACAGCTGAAAGTCCCACGTACCAAAGTCACCTGTCCACAGGGTCCATTCACCCCATGGGGCAGATGCCAGTGCTGGGGATCAGGATGGAGAGGTGTTGCAGGTGCCAGGAACATCAACTCCAGAATTCCCTGGCCTGATATATTCCAGCGTTTTGCATAGGAATCTTTAAAAGGAGCCTTTCTCAATCTAATAAatcctcttttgttttccttgtgtttctgcttcatttccttGTTGCAGGGAATATTTTCTACCCTTAGTGGGCCCCATTTGCCCCCTCTGGGCCAGGAGCTCCTTGGTGCGTGGGAGGAAGCAGTGGTATAAGAGGGAAAGGATGGACTCAGAAAGGGAAAGGCAAGCCAGGCAGCTGCCCTGGTCCAGGACCAGAGgcatcccccatcctccccttcCCAGGGTCTCATTAGAGATTAAATGAGTATTGGTGTGATGATGGGAAgatgctctgctctgccagccAAGCATGGAAACATGAGGACCACCAGACCTGGGACATCACTCAGCCTGACTTGCTGTACCTCACTATAATCCATGcacccaaaaagaaaaattgaagatTATTTCTGGGAAAAGGCTTTGGAGAAGAGCAAACAAAAGGACATGTCCCACTGTGGAGGTGTACCCTGTTCCCACTGGGGCAGGTCCCTCCCCAGACCAGCACCCCATGCCCTTCACAGCTGGGTCATCATGGTAGGGTGGCCAAAATGCTGGCAGGGTGACATTGGCCTCCCCAGTCCTGCACAGCAAGATGTGGCTGCCTGCACAGCTGGTCTGACTGGGATGCATGTCTACATCTCCCCACCTCTTCCCATCATCCTCCAGACGCCTGCAGCTGGGATGCACCCTGGGATTTGCTGGGACTGAGggaagaggggtttttttgcacagATGTGTTCAGATAAAATTCACTGGGAAAAGCTCAGACTGGcctctgcctttcccagctcagcacagccaAGAACATGAGCTGATGATTTGTTGTCACGGGAGGGGAAAGCAGAGTCACCTGCACAGCCTCCTCTGGCCCTGACTGGCCTCAAAGACtcccaaaaccagcacagagctgtgtATGTGCAACCAAACAGAATCTGTTTCTCAATGGCTTTTTTTAGGAGGGGATTGTTATTCGGTCCTTTGTCCCCTGGGCTGGGACGCAAAGCAACGAGATGCAAAACTCTGCAGTACAGGGAGATGATATGGAGTGTTGGGAGCAGATGCTGGAAACCCTGCTAGGTGTGGAGCCTGACCTTAGCCCCATCTGAGGAAGGTCCCCAGACTCTCTTGCCCACCCTGGGGCTCCTGAGGGTGCGGAGCCAGACTTCGGGAGCAACCCAGCCACCAGCCCTAACGCTGGAAGCAGGAGCTCAGGAAAAATCTCAAGCTCTTCAGAGCCAAAAGCACATTGCAGGAGcagctttttcccttcccagggCTGTGCTATGAGCGGATGAGTTTTGCTCACCCTCTGTGCTTTGGGATTTGGCTGGGGACCAGGTCCTTCCCTTGCTCACGCAACTGCTGGCCCTCGGAGAAGCCAGCCCCGATGCTCCCCCATAAAAGCAGCCCAGCAGCCGTGACTCTGGCAggaggcagctctgccctggtgCCAGCGGGcagccctcctgcagcccagcatgGTGAAGGTGGCTGGGGTGGTCTGTGCTTTACTCCTCCTCACtgcactgtgctgctgccagagcctgGCTCAGAGTGAGCACTGCTGTTAGCTCTGTCCCCGCGGGCCACGGGATGGGAAAAAACCCCAGAGCTGTGgggacagggttttttttttacatgcgTTGTGTGCAGAGGGGCTTTCGGCAAAGAGACACCATGCCTACAGCGAGAGGGCTGAGGTGGGAGGTGGGTTTTTCCAGGCTGAGCTGAGCTTCTGCTgtccccccaggagccctcgcCATGCCGGACAAGTGCTGCTTCAACTTCCAAGTGAGAAGGATCAAGAGAGACAGCGTTGTCGCCTGCTACCCCACCAGTCCGGAGTGCCCACACCAGGCTGTGATGTGAGTAACCTAAGCCCAGCCATGGGGATAAAGCCCTCCAGACCCTGACAGACCGCATGCCTTTCTTTGGTGGGTCCAATCCTGATTGCGCTGTGCCTCCAAGCACTGCAGAAACTCAGCGCTGAGGTCCCTGTACCACCACCCTGCTAACCCCATCTTCTCTCTACCCCAGCTTCAGGGTGAGGAGTGGGAAGGAGATCTGCACCGAGGCGAGCAGGGCATGGGTGAAGACGTACCAGCAGAGCTTCCAAGTCAGATCCTTCTCCGCCCCCACCTAGCGAGGTGGCAGAAGGCAGCACAGGGAGTTCCCTCCATGGGAGGCAGGACACTGCAAAGGCAACTCCCTTGCAGAGGTGGCTGTAGGGGCACCACGTTTGGATATAGCAGCTCATCAGAGATGTCCTCCCCATCATGCTGTGATGACCCTCACCACCTCCTTGAAGGGAAAGGGCATTCCACCAGGATGGGGTGTGCTGGCATCCAGACCTGCTGCCCCACGTTCTCAGTCCTGCTTCGCACAGAGGCAGCTGCCTGTACCCCTTGCAGGCAGCAGAAGTGCATCAGTGAGACTGCCCGGCAGTAGCAGACGGGCTAAGGGGGAGCAAGTCCACGGTTACCTTTTGTAATGGGAATTAAATGTATTAAACATGAACTCATGCGTACAAACACCGGGCTATGCAAGTGTCTTGGGAGCAGGCAGATCTTGCTGCTGGCTTTCCTACCCAGATGTTGAAACACATCTGTAAATGTTGGGATCAGTATGGAGCCGGAGGAGCTAAAGTGCCAACTATGTCTCTGCAAGGGTGTCTGGGGGGTGCATGGGAAGCCACCAGTGAGGGGGCAAGAGGCAAGCAGAGCCTGTGAGAAAGGAACATCCCATGCTCCTCATCAGCCATCCTAATGAGTGGAGATCCCTGGCCCAAACGCTATCAGAACTTGCCCTTGGGAGTGCCTGGTCAGGCCCCACTGACAGCCCACGCTCCCAGGATGCCACGAGGAGATGTGGTGGGCACAGTCGCTGTAATGGGCAGCCAGCAATGGGTCTCAGGGTGGGCTGGGGTAAGCCTGGCCACCACCAAGCCACTCACCCCGGTGCAAAATGAGtggcttttgaaaataaactcgCCTGGGGCTTTCGCAAGAGTGAGCATCATCCTGTGTGGTTTGGTGGTGgcaacaaccaaacccaaaataaactgccagcactgctgcatcACCAGCggcacagagctgctggctgctcaCCACActttccagaagcctttgggtACCTCAGCGGCCAGAGGGGCCAGGAGAAGGAATTTCCATTCGCTGGTTGCCCTTTATCAATATCTCTGTGTGGTTCTTTCCCCAGGGGAAGTCCAGAGTTGTCATGGAAAGCCTTCCCAGGGGGTATATCATGCAGAGATGCAGACAGGAGTGGCAGGTGGCTCTCGGTGGTCCTGGTCAGCAAGAGCTGCTTGCGCTGACTGAGCCCCAGGTTGGACATGAAGGTCTTCTCTTTGGCCCTGCTcaccctgctgctggcagctctcTGGATTGGATGCCAGGGTATCTCCTGTGAGTACCAACATAGAGCCTCTCTCTATGGCTGTCCCAGTGCTGTCCCCACCAGCTGGGGATTGCACcaggggagctgggggagagCTTCAAGTCCTGCTTCTGCCATGGGTTCGGGGGGCTGAGGGACATTGCTGGCTGGTCTGTCTCAATCCTGTTCAAAAGGAGCAAAAAAGGGCTTGGGGATGGCTTCAGCCCTGGCACCCTGGCTGGGGAGCTCAGTAATGATCCCCTGCTGGCAGGGAAATGGGGCCTTCTACCTTGGGGCAAAGCAGCACCGTCAGGGATGCGAGAGGGACCCCCTtggtggggaaggaggtgggTTCCTGGCGGAGCACTCACACTCCTCAGGGCAGCATCCACACTTCTCGTGCGAGGTGTGGGAGAGCACCAATCCTTTTCGCCTCCTCTCAGTCCGCAGCGCCTACAGCAAATGCTGCTACAAGGAGATGTTCATCCGGCAGAAAATCCCTGCCTTCCTCATCAGGAGCTACCAAAAGACACCTTCTCATTGCTCCCGCAAGGCCATGCAGTGAGTACCACGAGGCTTCACTCAGTCTTTCTCCCTGGCTCCACACACCTTGCCCTTGCTCACCCACTTTCCCTAACAGTTGTTTTGCCTTAGTGGATCCCCCAAAACAAGTAATCTCCAAAGGATCCATAGGTTGGGGTGCCCTGGCTCTTTGCATGCACCTCCCTTCTCACTCCTTTATCCCACAGAATTCCCCATTTCACCTGACAaccagaaaaggggaaaggaaacaaagatttCAGGGATTGCCTAAACCCAGCATTTTGGGgaggtgctggggtgcaggatgctgCAGGCATCCCCAGGCTGGTAGGGGAACTTCAGGGCACAGCCAGATCCTGCACCCTCCCAGCTAACACAACTCTGTCCCCCTCAGAGTGGAGCTTCTGAAGGGGAAGAAGTTCTGTGTGGACCCAGAGGAGGGCTGGTTCCAGCAataccagcagcagcaggagtcaCCCAGCAGATACACATGAAGTCGTCTTCCTCAAAAGTtctatttatttgcattctgcAATTATCTGTACG
This region includes:
- the LOC104058609 gene encoding C-C motif chemokine 1 isoform X3, translated to MKVFSLALLTLLLAALWIGCQGISFRSAYSKCCYKEMFIRQKIPAFLIRSYQKTPSHCSRKAMQVELLKGKKFCVDPEEGWFQQYQQQQESPSRYT
- the LOC104058609 gene encoding C-C motif chemokine 3 isoform X2, giving the protein MVKVAGVVCALLLLTALCCCQSLAQRALAMPDKCCFNFQVRRIKRDSVVACYPTSPECPHQAVIFRVRSGKEICTEASRAWVKTYQQSFQVRSFSAPT
- the LOC104058609 gene encoding C-C motif chemokine 4 isoform X1, with the protein product MLPHKSSPAAVTLAGGSSALVPAGSPPAAQHGEGALAMPDKCCFNFQVRRIKRDSVVACYPTSPECPHQAVIFRVRSGKEICTEASRAWVKTYQQSFQVRSFSAPT